Proteins co-encoded in one Acidithiobacillus caldus ATCC 51756 genomic window:
- a CDS encoding efflux RND transporter periplasmic adaptor subunit — protein MSFWSSTPLYRSRGRGSLAAAALLLLAACAKSAPPPAPKPLDVEVEPVRMGNLSLSVPTLGTAQAVHTVTLIPQISGILQHVLVHSGQMVHRGQLLFVIDPAPEQAALAEDKAKLKGALADLAYEEGQVRAYRPLLPKGYVTTQTYDQTVSQAEQAAASVAEDRAAIDSARLQLGYTQIRAPITGRLGMLTTKSGNLVSANSSTLATITQLQPIHIQFSLPQRYLPDLLQAERSGKARVRLYGNDGQNLLGQAPVTAVDNSADSSSGTISARATWPNAHLQLWPGDYVQLRFQYATLKRVALIPRNALQEGVNGPFVYVLRKDHAQMTAVHYLGTEGNLVAVSGLSPGTLVIYDIPAHLHPGSLVRELARPPKALPQAHEHDRPKAEGVVP, from the coding sequence GTGAGCTTTTGGTCTTCGACGCCGCTCTACCGATCCCGGGGTCGCGGCAGCTTGGCGGCTGCGGCGTTGCTTTTACTCGCTGCTTGCGCCAAATCGGCTCCGCCGCCTGCTCCCAAGCCATTGGATGTGGAGGTCGAGCCGGTGCGCATGGGCAATCTATCCCTGTCGGTGCCTACCCTGGGGACCGCGCAGGCGGTACACACCGTCACTCTGATTCCCCAGATCTCGGGGATATTGCAGCACGTTCTCGTCCACTCGGGGCAGATGGTGCACCGCGGTCAGCTGCTCTTCGTCATTGACCCAGCGCCGGAGCAGGCAGCCCTTGCCGAGGACAAGGCCAAGCTCAAGGGAGCACTGGCGGATCTTGCCTACGAGGAAGGGCAGGTGCGCGCGTATCGACCGCTTTTGCCCAAAGGCTATGTCACCACGCAGACCTACGATCAGACGGTGTCTCAGGCGGAGCAGGCGGCGGCTTCCGTTGCCGAGGACCGCGCAGCCATCGATAGTGCTCGTCTGCAGCTCGGTTACACGCAGATCCGTGCGCCCATCACGGGGCGCCTCGGTATGTTGACGACCAAAAGTGGTAATCTCGTCTCGGCTAACAGCAGCACCCTGGCGACCATCACCCAATTGCAGCCCATCCACATCCAGTTCAGCCTCCCGCAGCGCTACCTGCCGGATTTGTTGCAGGCGGAAAGGTCGGGCAAGGCGCGCGTGCGCCTCTACGGCAACGATGGCCAGAACCTCCTCGGGCAAGCACCCGTGACGGCGGTGGATAACAGCGCCGACAGCAGTTCCGGAACGATATCGGCCCGCGCTACTTGGCCCAACGCCCATTTGCAGCTCTGGCCGGGAGACTACGTCCAGCTGCGTTTTCAATACGCGACCCTGAAGCGCGTGGCGCTGATACCGCGAAACGCCCTGCAGGAAGGGGTCAACGGCCCCTTCGTCTACGTCCTGCGCAAGGACCATGCGCAGATGACCGCGGTGCACTATCTGGGTACCGAGGGGAACCTGGTGGCCGTATCCGGACTGTCGCCGGGAACTTTGGTGATCTACGACATACCAGCGCACCTGCATCCGGGTAGCCTGGTGCGGGAGCTGGCGCGGCCACCCAAAGCCCTGCCACAGGCCCACGAGCATGACCGGCCAAAAGCTGAGGGTGTGGTACCGTGA
- a CDS encoding TolC family protein — MHMLMEFKRLRRSAVAHDGKLPLGLAGFVVCLGLACPAAAYGAIFQKLYHDPWGIERGEVPNRIGHPWTRLPRDLPQARVPKATATAPKFKNLWSLTQYALAHNPQSREAYANLQAAAAGLGVADAAYLPTLSLQSTAARSEANTTAGFSIPVQNNDSTNLTFSYILLEFGERRAARAQALAQIYLNGFDYNAALQSVALTVTKAYYTLIGEEALVRAYERTVAEDRASLDAAKIKRHAGMATVADVLQAQSALAQARANLLSAQAQVQSDRGALAVSCGLAPTAKIVVPPLHTHAQPPTLAPGLHRLMAQALRNNPSIRAAAANVLESQASVRADEAAGMPTLSFQASGGKRFQNGLLPSENWSIGVSLKVPLFTGFQDSYRISEARAQERSSQASLDNEAATIRSTVYQDAQQLAGARTAAQAARLAVASARASLAAVQAQYKVGLATMIDVLTAQATLTTAEQTEIQDLTTSYTDLANLADALGYIALPQALDTGAGPEKEMQP; from the coding sequence ATGCACATGTTGATGGAGTTCAAACGCCTCCGCAGGTCGGCGGTAGCCCATGACGGTAAGCTCCCACTCGGGCTCGCGGGGTTCGTGGTCTGCCTTGGATTGGCGTGTCCCGCAGCCGCATACGGGGCGATTTTCCAGAAACTGTATCACGATCCCTGGGGCATCGAGCGCGGCGAGGTGCCCAACCGAATTGGTCATCCCTGGACTCGTCTGCCGCGCGACCTGCCCCAAGCGAGGGTACCGAAAGCGACGGCGACAGCGCCAAAGTTCAAGAATCTCTGGAGCCTCACCCAGTACGCGCTCGCCCACAATCCGCAGTCGCGAGAAGCCTATGCGAATCTGCAGGCGGCGGCCGCAGGGCTTGGCGTCGCTGACGCCGCTTATCTGCCCACCCTAAGCCTGCAAAGCACGGCAGCACGATCGGAAGCCAACACCACCGCCGGTTTTTCGATTCCCGTCCAAAACAACGACAGCACCAATCTCACCTTCAGTTACATCCTGCTGGAATTCGGCGAGCGCCGTGCTGCACGCGCGCAGGCCTTGGCCCAGATCTATCTCAACGGTTTCGATTACAACGCGGCCTTGCAGAGTGTGGCGCTGACGGTCACCAAGGCCTACTACACCCTCATCGGTGAGGAGGCTCTGGTGCGCGCCTATGAGCGGACCGTGGCGGAGGATCGCGCCAGCCTCGATGCCGCCAAGATCAAGAGGCATGCCGGCATGGCGACGGTGGCAGATGTGCTGCAGGCACAATCGGCACTGGCCCAGGCACGCGCCAATCTCCTTTCAGCCCAGGCGCAAGTGCAATCGGACCGCGGCGCTCTGGCGGTGTCTTGCGGTCTCGCGCCAACGGCGAAGATCGTGGTGCCGCCCCTGCACACCCATGCGCAACCGCCGACTCTGGCTCCCGGACTGCATCGCCTCATGGCGCAGGCTTTGCGGAACAACCCGTCTATCCGCGCAGCCGCCGCCAACGTGCTGGAGAGCCAGGCCAGTGTGCGGGCCGACGAGGCGGCAGGCATGCCGACACTCAGCTTCCAGGCCAGTGGCGGCAAACGTTTCCAGAACGGACTGCTGCCCTCGGAGAATTGGTCCATTGGGGTCAGTCTCAAGGTTCCGCTGTTCACCGGTTTTCAGGACAGCTATCGCATCAGCGAGGCGCGGGCACAGGAGCGCTCGTCCCAGGCGAGCCTCGACAATGAGGCCGCCACCATTCGCAGTACCGTCTATCAAGACGCACAGCAGCTGGCCGGGGCGCGCACCGCAGCGCAGGCGGCACGTCTGGCCGTGGCCAGTGCACGCGCCTCGCTAGCGGCGGTGCAGGCGCAGTACAAGGTAGGGCTGGCGACGATGATCGACGTACTCACGGCGCAGGCAACGCTGACCACGGCGGAACAAACGGAGATCCAGGATCTGACCACCTCGTATACGGACCTGGCCAATCTTGCCGATGCCTTGGGCTACATCGCCTTGCCGCAAGCACTGGATACTGGGGCGGGCCCGGAAAAGGAGATGCAGCCGTGA